A stretch of DNA from Catenulispora acidiphila DSM 44928:
CTGAACCCGCAGACCGGACCCTTCTACGTCGAGGGCGCCGAACCCGGCGACACGCTGGCCGTGCACTTCGTCTCCATCGAGCCGGCCCGGGACTGGGCCGCCTCGACCACCGTGCCGCTGTTCGGCGCGCTGACCTCCACCCACACCACCGCCACGCTCCAGCCGCCGCTGCCGGAGCGGGTCTGGATCTGGCAGCTGGACCGCGAGCGCCGGACCTGCCTGTTCCGCGCCCACGACAGCGACATCGAGGTCGAGCTCCCGATGGACCCGATGCACGGGACCGTCGGCGTCGCCCCGGCCAACCTCGAGGTCCGCTCAGCCCTGGTCCCCGACGCCCACGGCGGCAACATGGACACCCCCGAGATGCGCGCCGGCGTGACCTGCTACCTCGGCGTGAACGTCGAGGGCGCACTGTTCAGCCTCGGCGACGGCCACGCCCGCCAGGGCGAGGGCGAGACCTGCGGAGTGGCGGTCGAGACGGCGATGAACTCGGTGATCACCATCGAGCTGATCAAGGGCGTCCCCACCCCCTGGCCGCGCCTGGAGTCCGACACCCACATCATGACCGCCGGCTCCGCGCGACCGCTGGAGGACGCCTTCCGGATCGCCCAGCTCGACCTGGTGCAGTGGGTCGCGCGCGACTACGGGCTCAGCGAGCTGGACGCCTACCAGCTGGTGACGCAGGGGGTGGAGTCGCCGCTGGCGAACGTGTGCGACACGAACTACACGTCGGTCGCCAAGATGCGCAAGGCTTTCCTGCCTTCGGGCACGTCGGCGTACGGCGTGCACGAGACGCTGCGGTCGCGGGCGGCGGCTTATCTGGCGGGGTGATCCGGCTGTTCCAGCTGACACGCATCGGGGCGATCACGACAACGCTGCGCACACGTCGGTCACCTTGGTCTGATACAGAACCCTGACCTGCTTCGTCGCCGAGATCGAGATCACCGCGCCGCCGCTGAACACGTATTCGCCCTGCGCGTGGTAGGGGTCGCCGGGGTGGATGGTGACCCCGATGTTGTCCGGCACGTTCCACAGGCTCGACCCATCCGGGAGGTTGACGAGCGTGCCGGCACCGCTGAGGTCCTCGTCGACCGACGCACCGGTCGCCGCATTGGTGAACCGCGCGACCAGCGGCCCTCGGAAGTCGGTCCGCAGCGGGCTGCCGTCGGGATAGGTCGCGGAGATCCGCTGCTCGACGCCTTGGGTGAGGAAGTCGGTCTTCAGCTCGAAGGAGCAGACCGTGCCCACCGCCTGATCCCGGGGCTGGTACGTCACGGGCGTCCAGCCGCCGGTGGAGTCGGCGGGGGTCGATGATGTCGTTGCCAATGCCAATGCCGGAGTCGATGCCGAAGCCGCCGCCGGAAAAGCCGTGACCAGCACCCCGGCCGAGACCGCCAGCCCGATGATCTGCTTGCGCATGATGGTTATCCCTTCGTGTCGTCCGAATCCGCGTCCTGATAAGGCGCGCGACGCGTCTTCACTCTGGAATGCCTCACCCCCCGAGGCGATCGCTTCAGCCCACGCTGAAACGTGAGGACCAGATGCGGATCCACTTCACGCCCGACGACCTGCTGCACGTCCGCTTCGCCGAGGAACCGGCGCCGTTGCTGGAGCTGGCCTTGGCGCTCGCGTCCCTGCACCGCCCCGCCGCCGACCCCGTCTTCACCCGCTGGCGCCGGGAGGCCGCACGCGAGCTGCCGCAGCGGGCACGTCCGCTGCTGGACCTGATACCGCCGTGCGGACGCGGACCGCAGTTCCTGGATCCGCTGGTCCCCGACGTCGAGGACGCCCTCGAACGCGTCGCGGCGTCACCGGGAAGCCAGATACGCCGGGAGATGGCACGCGTCGCGGGCCTGGGACGCCCTCTGACGCCCTGGACCCGGCGCATCGCCACCCGAGACCCGCAGGCCTGGCACGAGCTCCTGACGGCCGTCCACACCGCGTATGACAGCATCCTGACGGAGCCCTGGCGCCGCCTGCGCGCCGGCTTCCACGCCGAGGTCGCCTGGCGCACCACCCGCTGGGGACGCCTCGGCCTCGGCGCAGCCCTGGAATCCCTAATGCCCGGCTCAAAACTCGACGGCCTCACCTGGCACCTGGCACCGCAAAAGGACATCGACTGCCACCTGGCCGGCCACGGCCTGACCCTCTACCCCACAGCGATGTGGAGCGGCCTCCCCCTGATCGCCACCAGCCCCGACGGCTCAAAACTGCTGGTCTACCCAGCCCTCACGCCCCTCCCCCTCCTCCCCGAACCACAGGACACTGACCCGCTGGGCACCCTCCTGGGACGCACCCGCGCACAAGTCCTGGAGGCACTGGCCGAGCAGCGGACAACAGGCAAACTCGCCCACGATCTCGGAATCAGCGCCGCCTCGGCATCCCAGCACGCGACCGCACTACGAGAGGCAGGCCTGGTGGCGACGCGGCGGGAGGGGAAAGCGGCGTGGCACGAGTGCACAGCTTTGGGGGCGGAGCTGTTGCGCACGGGAGTGCGGTAGCGCGTTTTGGCATGGCAGCCGAGCGCCAAGCTTTTGGTTTTGGTTGCCGAGCGCCAGGCTTCTGGTTTTGGTTGCCGAGCGCCAGGTCTCTGGTTTTGGTTGCCGAGCGCCAGGTCTCTGGTTTTGGTTGCCGAGCGCCAGGTCTCTGGTTTTGGTTGCCGAGCGCCAGGTCTCTGGTTTTGGTTGCCGAGCGCCAGGTCTCTGGTTTTGGTTGCCGAGCGCCAGGTCTCTGGTTTTGGTTGCCGAGCGCCAGGTCTCTGGTTCTGGTCCTGGCTCTGGCTCTGGCTCTGGTCTTGGTTCTGGTTCTGGCTCTGGTTCTGGCTCTGGTTCTGGTTCTGGTCTTGGTTCTGGTTCTGGTCTTGGTTCTGGTTCTGGTCTTGGTTCTGGTTCTGGTGTTGGTGTTGGTGTTGGTGTTGGTGTTGGTGTTGGTGTTGGTGTTGGTGTTGGTGTTGGTGTTGGTGTTGGTGTTGGTGTTGGTGTTGGTGTTGGTGTTGGTTCTGGTGTTGGTTCTGGTTTCTGGTTCTGGCTTCTGGCTCTGGTCCCCTAGCGCCAGCTCAGCCGGCGCCCGGCGGCAGCAGCGGCAGCCCTGCGGTCGGGCCATCCTCGATCAGCCGCCACAACCGCTCGGTGTCGACGTACTCCTCGACCGCGTCACCCAGCCGATCGAGCTGCTTCTCCCTCTCCGCCGCGAACGACACGTCCGGATCCGGCTCGAACCGCAGCCCGCACACCCGCGCCACCTCAGCCAGGTAAGCGCGCCGAAAACCATCGCTCTCCAGCGCCCCGTGCCAGATCGTCCCCCACACCGCCCCGTCCTGGCAGCCCTCCAGCGCCGCGCCCGAGGCGTCGGTGAACAGGCTCTCCCCGCCCTCGACCCGCACCTGCCCGTTGTGGATCTCATACCCTCCGACCGGCTCGCCGAGCCCGAAGCCCGTCGGGCGAGTCAGGGTCTTGACAGGGTCGAACACCGTCCGCACCGGCAGGAGCCCGAGCCCTGCGACAGTCCCGCGTCGCGACTCGACCTCGTCCTCGATCACCGTCCCGAGCATCTGATACCCGCCGCAGATCCCCAGGATCGGCCGCCCCTCCGCCGCACGCTTGGCCAACGCCGGCTCCAGCCCGCGCTCGCGCAGCCACGCCAGGTCTGCGACCGTCGACTTCGTCCCCGGCAGCACGACCAGATCCGCCGACTCCACCGCCGCCGCCGAAGCCGTGAACTCGACGTCCACGCCGGGCTCGATCGCCAGCGCGTCCACGTCCGTGAAGTTCGAGACGCGTGGGAAACGGACCACCGCGACCCGCAACCGCGCGCCGCCGTCCAGCGCACCATCCCGAGCGCCGGCCGCGTACGCCTCAATCGGCAGCGCGTCCTCGGCGTCCAGCCGAATCCCCGGCAACCACGGCACCACACCAAACACCGGCCGCCCCGTGAAGTCCTCGATCTGCCGCAACCCGGGCGTCAGCAGCGATGGATCACCACGGAACTTGTTGATGATGAACCCTGATACGAGCTTCTGGTCTGCCGCGTCCAACAGCGCCACAGTCCCGTGGAACGCCGCGAACACCCCGCCGCGGTCGATGTCGCCGACCACCACCACCGGCATCCCCAACGGCTGGGCCAGTCCCATGTTGACCAGGTCGCCGTCACGCAGGTTGATCTCGGTCGGGGACCCGGCGCCCTCGCAGATCACCACGTCGAAACGCGACTTCAAGTCCTGATACGACGCCAGCACCGCCTCGCGCAGCCGCGGTTTGAGCTCCTGGTACGACGTCGCCGACGCCTCGGCGAACACCTGCCCGAGCAATACGACCTGGCTCGTCCGATCGCTGCCGGGCTTGAGCAGCACCGGATTCATCGCCACTTCCGGCTCGACCCCGGCGGCCTGCGCCTGCATCACCTGCGCGCGCCCGATCTCCGCGCCGACGCCCGGTGTCGCGCCGGTCGCCCCATGCGCTGCGTTCGCCGCCCCCGCGACGCCGACCACCATCGAGTTGTTCGACATGTTCTGCGCCTTGAACGGCGCCACCCGCACCCCCTGCCGGGCCAGCCAGCGGCAGATCCCTGCGGTAATCAGGCTCTTTCCGGCATCGGAGGTGGTACCGGCGACGAGCAGCGAGCCCGTCCCGCCGCGCGAGTCGATCATCGGACCAGCTTAGCCGCCGCCTCGGCGAGCGCCGTGACGACCTCCGGATACTCCGCCCCGGTCCGCACCGCGATGAGGCTCACCCGCCGAGGCCAGTCCTCCTTCAGCGGCACCAGCACGACACCCTCTGGCATCAGCGGCGGGACCCCGAGCGTCGGCAGCAGCGTCACGCCGAAACCGTTGGCGATCAACGCCAACGCGGCGCTGAAGTCCGTCGCGCGGTAGCGTCCGCGCGGCTGGAATCCGGCGTCGGCGCAGATCGCGGTCACCTGGTCGTGGCAGGACAAGCCTTCGGCGGCCAGCACGAATGGCTCCTCGACCAGATCCGCCAGCCCGATCCGCTCCGCGGCGGCGAGCCGGTGGCCGGCGGGCACGGCGGCGACGTAGACCTCCTCCAGCAAAGGCAGGATCCTGATTCGTGGATCGCCCAGCAGCGGGCGGTTCGGCGCGGCCATCACGACGGCGACGTCGACCGTGCCGTCGATGAGGTGCGCGACCGACTCCTCGCTCTCGGTGTCGGCGATCTCGAAACGCCACTCCTCGTGCGCCTCGCGCAGCGCCTTCATCGCCGGGGCGATGACCGCCATCACCGCGGTCGGGAAGCCGGCGATCCGGACCGTCATCGGCGCCGGGGAGATGGCACGCAACTCAGACTGCGCACGCTCCAGTTGCGCGAAGACCGCGTCGGCGTGACCCACCAACACCCGCGCCGCCTCGGTGAGGACCACGTTGCGTCCCCGGCGTTCCAGCAGTTCGCAGCCGGTACTCTTGCTGAGCACGGCCAGCTGCTGCGACACGGCCGACGGCGTCAGGTACAACGCCTCGGCCGCCGCCGACACCGTGCCGTGGTCGGCCAGAGCACGCAGCGTCCGGAGTTGCCGCACATCAATCATTCAGCCCACCTTAACAATCCAAAGCAAAATCATTCGCTGGTGCTGAACGATACCCCGCCCGCACACTTTTTTCATGCGCAATCCCCGCCACATCGCCCTGGCGCTCGCGGTCGTCGTGATCTGGGGCGTGAACTTCGTCGCCATCGGCCACGCCCTGGAGGGCTTCCCGCCGATCCTGCTCGCCGCCCTCCGCTTCGCCCTCACCGGCACGGCGGCCCTGTTCTTCCCTCGCCCGAAGGAGGTCCGCTGGTACTGGATCGCCGGTATCAGTGCCTTCATGTTCTTCGGCCAGTACGTCCTGCTGTTCACCGCCATGGCGCACGGGATGCCCGACGGCCTGGCCTCCCTGGTGCTCCAGAGCCAGGCGCCGTTCACTGTGCTAGCCGCCGCGCTCCTGCTCGGTGAGAAGACCGGTCCGCGCCAGGTGGCCGGGATCGCCGCCGCCGTCGCCGGCCTAGTCGTCATCGGCGCCGGACGGGGCGGAAACGTCCCGCTCAGCTCGCTGCTGCTGGCCGTCGGCGCCGGGGCGTCCTGGGCGCTGGGCTCGATCTGCAACCGCAAGGCCGGTGCCACCAACGGCTTCGCGCTGATGGTCTGGGCGAGCCTGTACGCCGCTCCCCCGCTGTTCCTCACCTCGCTGCTGTCCGAGGGCCCGCACCGGATCGGCCACGCCTTCGCGCACCTGCACGCCGGTCCCGTCGTGGGCCTGCTCTACGTGGTGCTGCTGTCGACCTTCGTCGGCATGGGCGCCTGGGTCGTCCTGATCACCAAGTACCCGGCTTCGGCGGTCGCGCCGTACACCCTCGGCGTCCCGCCGGTCGGCATCCTCGCGGCGCTGATCGCCAACGGCGAGCGGATGACCGCGCTGGAGATCGCCGGCTCGCTGGTGGTACTCGGCGGGCTGGTGGCGATCGTCTGGCCGCGCCGGAGCGCGCGGGGCACGTCGGCGCGCCGGTTCCGCCGTCCCCGGATCGTGCCGGATCCGTCCGTGGCCGCCGCTACAGTCGAGGAGAGCACCCACGCCGCTGCCTAGAGCGCACGGCTCAGCACCCGGGAGAAGGACCCTTGGCCGCACCGACCACCGAGCCCCACGGCACCCTGTCGGTCGTCGAGGGCGTGCTGGAGCGGATCACCTTCGCCAACGAGGAGACCGGCTACACCGTCGCGCGCGTCGACACCGGCCACGGCGCCGCCGACCTGCTGACAGTGGTCGGCGCGCTGCTCGGCGCGCAGCCCGGCGAATCGCTGCGGATGCGCGGCCGCTGGGGCTCGCATCCGCAGTACGGCAAGCAGTTCATGGTCGACAACTACACGCAGGTCCTCCCGGCGACCGTCGCGGGCATCCAGAAGTACCTGGGCTCCGGACTCATCAAGGGCATCGGCCCGAAGACCGCCGAGAAGATCGTCGGCCACTTCGGCGTGGACACACTCACGGTCATCGACGAGACGCCGGCCCGCCTGATCGAGGTCCCGACCCTGGGACCGAAGCGCACCAAGCTCATCGCGGCAGCGTGGATCGAGCAGAAGGCCATCAAAGAGGTCATGGTCTTCCTGCAGTCGGTCGGGGTGACCACATCGATCTCGGTGCGGATCTACAAGGAGTACGGCGACGCCTCGATCGACGTCGTGAAACAGGAGCCTTACAAGCTCGCCTCGGACGTGTGGGGCATCGGCTTCAAGACCGCCGACGCGATCGCGGTGGCTGTCGGCATCCCGCACGACTCGCCGGAGCGCGTAAAGGCCGGCATCCAGTACGCGCTATCGCAGAGCTCTGACGCTGGTAACTGCTATCTGCCACGCGAGAAGCTCCTGGAGGAGTCTGTCAAAATCCTGACGGTCCCCACCGAGCTCACCTCCCACTGCCTTGATGAACTCATCGAGGCAGAGGGAGTCGTCGCCGAGGACATCCCGGATCCCGACGGCTACGACCCCGACGAGCCGATTCGCGCCATCTACCTCGTTCCCTTCCACCGCGCCGAAGCCTCGCTGGCCGCCCAGCTACGGCGCCTGCTGGAGGCGCCGGACGACCGCCTCGCCTCGTTCGCCACGGTCGACTGGGACAAGGCTCTGGGCTGGCTGAAGGACCGCACCGGCGCCGACCTCGCGCCGGAGCAGACCGCGGCGGTGCAGCAGGCGCTGACGGCGAAAGTCAGTGTCCTGACCGGCGGCCCGGGCTGCGGCAAGTCGTTCACGGTGCGCTCGATCGTGGAGTTGGCGCAGGCCAAGCGGGCGCGCGTGGTCCTGGCCGCCCCGACCGGCAAGGCAGCCAAGCGCCTGACCGAGCTGACCGGCGCCGAGGCGATGACCGTGCACCGCCTGCTGGAGCTCAAGCCAGGCGGGGACGCCGCGTACGACCGGGACCGGCCGCTGGAGGCCGACCTCGTGGTGGTGGACGAAGCCTCGATGCTGGACGTCCTGCTGGCGAACAAACTGGTCAAGGCCGTCGCCCCCGGCGCACACCTGTTGCTGGTCGGCGACGTGGACCAGCTCCCCTCCGTCGGCGCCGGCGAGGTGCTGCGCGATCTCCTAGCCGCGCCCCGAGTGCCCCGCGTACGCCTGACGCAAGTCTTCCGCCAGGCGCAACAGTCCGGCGTCGTGGTGAACGCGCACCGGATCAACTCGGGGAAACCGTTGGAGCTCAAGGGATTCGACGACTTCTTCCTGTTCGTCGAGGACGAGACCGAGGACGCCGCACGCGTCGCCGTCGAGCTGGCCACGACCCGCATCCCCAAACGCTTCGGCTTCGACCCCCGCCGCGACATCCAGGTTCTGACTCCCATGCACCGCGGCCCAGCCGGCGCCGGAACCCTCAATGGGCTCCTGCAAGAAACGCTGACCCCCTCCCAGCCCTCGCGCCCCGAGAAGCGCTTCGGCGGCCGCACCTTCCGCGTCGGCGACAAGGTCACGCAGATCCGCAACAACTACGACAAGGGAAAGAACGGCGTCTTCAACGGCACCGGCGGCGTCATCACCTCCATGCTCCTGGAGGAGCAGACCCTGGTGGTACACACCGACGAGGACGAAGAGGTGACGTATGAGTTCGCGGAGCTGGACGAGCTACAGCACGCCTACGCCATGACAGTGCACCGATCGCAGGGCTCTGAATACCCCGTAGTTGTGGTCCCCGTGACAATGAGCGCCTGGATGATGCTGCAACGAAACCTGCTCTACACGGCAGTCACGCGCGCGAAGAAGCTGGTGGTCCTGGTCGGCTCGAAACGCGCCCTGGCACAAGCGATCCGCACGATGTCCGCAGGCAAACGCTTCACCGGCCTGGACTACCGCCTGCGATGACAGACCTCATCCTGCACTTCGACAACAACAAGCCCCGCAAACTGAAGTACAACCTCGCCGAGGCGCACAAAGCCGGCGCCACAACCCTGCTCACCTTCGGCGGCGCCTACTCCAACCACATCCGCGCGGTAGCCGCAGCCGGCCGCACCGAAGGCTTCGCAACAATCGGCGTCATCCGCGGCGAGGAACACCTCCCCCTGAACGAATCCCTCGCCTACGCGGCATCCCAAGGCATGCACCTGACCTACATGGACCGCGAGTCCTACCGAACAAAGAACTCACCCACCACCCGCCGCGCCCTGCACAACACTTTCGGCGACTTCTTCCTCATCCCCGAAGGCGGCTCAAACCCCGCCGCAGTCCGCGGCTGCGCAGAACTCCCCGCCGAAATCCCCCACCCCTTCGACATCATCTGCTGCCCCGTCGGCACCGGCGGCACCCTGGCCGGCATCTCCGCCGGCCTCTCCCCCACCCAACGAGCCATCGGCTTCGCAGCCCTCAAAGGCGACTTCCTGAAAAAAGAAGTCGCCGACCTCCAACGCCAAACCTACGGCCACGCCCTCACCAACTGGCACATCGAAACCGACTACCACTTCGGCGGCTACGCAAAGATCCCCCCACACCTAGAAGCCTTCGCCGCAGCCTTCGGCACCACCCACGGCTTCGAAGTGGACCGCATCTACGTCGCAAAAATGCTCTACGGCATCACCCACATGATCGAAGCCAACGCCTTCGCCCCCACCACCCGCATCGTCGCCGTCATCACCACCGGCTGAGAGCCCGCCCACCGATGCGGCACGGCGGCACACCGGCACGACTACTGAGCCATCCGAGTGAGCCCCCGACAACCCCACACCCCACTTTCCACGTGCTCCAAATAGCAGCCACATGGAGGGCAGCCACCACCCCAGCTCCCGCCTCAGCCGCTGGCGCCGCCGGTGAAGTTCCAGCCGGCGAGGTGGAGGGCGGGGGCCATGGCTGAGTAGGCGCCGTATTTCGAGGCGAAGGCTGGGGCGTGGGTGCCTATGGCTAGGACGCGGCCTGGGGCTAGGGCTTCGGGGTAGGACTGGGTGAAGCGGAGGTTTTTGACTGGGTGGGTGATTTCGCCGTTTTCGATGAGCCAGACGCCGTTGCGGGTGAGGCCGGTCATCACGAGGCGGCGGGGGTCCAGGCAGCGGGTGTACCAGTGGTCGGTGACCAGGAGGCCTCGGTGGACCTTGGTGATCAGGCCTTGGACCGCGGAGTCCGCGGCGGGGCCGTCGACTTCGGTGGGGGTGAGGGTGACGGGGGGTTCGAGGCGGACGTTGATCGGTACGGCGCCGTCTGTCGCGCTGGAGGCGCTGGCGTGGCCGGTGCTGGTGGTGGCGGCTTCGCGGGCGGAGCGGCGGTCGTGGGCGACTGCTTGGGTCACGCCGTTGCGGACCAGGTGGAGGGGGTCGCGGGGGGTGCCTTCGGCGTCGAAGAGGGGACCGGCGGCCGGGCCTGAGAGGGGGTCGTCGATCAGGGTGACCAGGGGGTCGAACTGCTGGTCGCCGAGTTTGGCGAAGGACGTGCCCTCGGTGAGGGCCTTGCCGTTGAAGCCGTAGTCGGCCAGGACCCACAGGATGTCGCTGACCGCCGTGGGTTCCAGGACCACTTCGTACTCGCCGGGGTCGATCTCGATCGGGTTCTGCGAGGCGAGGGCCTTGGCGGCGGCGCGCGCGCCGAGTGCGGCGCCGTTCAGGTCGCTCATGCGGCGCGAGGCCTGGCGGGAGGCGCCGTCGGAGGTGGCGGTCTTGGCGATGCCGTCGATCGCGGCCTCGACGACCGTGCCGTGGACGGCCTGCCCCTCAGAGTTCGCATACGCCGTCACGACCAGCCGGTTGCGGTAGAACCCGGCCGCGGTGAGCCCAGCGGCGGTGACCTCGTCCACATACGCCTTCACCTGCTCGGCCCGCGCCTCGGGACCCGCGCCGCCGGTCGCGAGGTCCGGATCGGCCGATGGGATGGGGAGCGGCGCGCGGCCGGACAGTCCTGCCCAGCCCGGGTCCGCCGGCGACAGGCGTACCGCCGCGACCGTGCGCTCGACCAGGGCGGCCAGGCCTGCGTCGTCGGTGACGGTCGTGGTGTTCACGGCGGTGCGGCCGTCGGCGTGGATGCGCAGGGTCACCGTGTCGGTGTCGCTGGCGACGTTCTGGTGAATGTAGGAGTTGGCGAATCGGGTGAGCGCTAGGTGTTCGTGCTCGACCGTCACGTCCACGTCCGCCGAGCCGCCGGCGGCCGTGCGCGCGGCCTGCAGCACGCGCTCGGCGGTCTCGCTCCGCACCGCGGTGTCCGGGCTCATCCGCGCACCCCCACTCGCACGTTCTGGAAACGGGCCGGCGCCGCCGGATGGCCGGTGTGCCCGACCTGCCCGGGCTGCCCCTTGCCGCAGTTCGGCGTGCCCCAGGCGACGATCTCGTGGGAGAGCATGTCCATGCTCTGCCAGAACTTCGGGCCGATGCCGGTGTAGGTCGGGTTCTTCACCATGCGGCCGAGCTTGCCGTTCTTCACCTCGTAGCCGACCTCGCAGCCGAACTGGAAATTCAATCTCTTGTCATCGATCGACCATGACCGGTTCATGTCCATGAACACCCCGTCGTCGGTCGCGGCGATGATCTCCTCCAGCGTGTGCGGACCCGGCTCCAGACCGACGTTGGTCATGCGCACGATCGGCAGCCGCGACCAGTCCGTCGACCGCACGCTGCCGCCATAATCGAGCCCTGCGACAGCCGCGCTCTCCCGCCCGGACAGCACGCCGGTCCAGATGCCGTTGCGGACCGCATCGCGTTTGCCGGCCTTGGTTCCCTCGTCGTCGTAACCGAAGGAACCCAGCGCGCCGGGGTGGGTGGCGTCGATGACGATGTTCATCAGCTCGCTGCCATACTGCAGCGTGCCGAGCTGAGCCAGGTCCAGCCACGAGGTGCCGGCGTACGCCGCCTCCCAGCCCAGGATGCGGTCCAGTTCGATGGCGTGGCCGACGGATTCGTGGATCTGCAACGCCAACTGCTCGCCGCCGAGGATCAGCGCGGTCTGGCCCGACGGGCACTGCGGGGCACGCAGCAGCGCCTGGGCTTCGTCGGCGATCCGGGAGGCCTGCGCGGCCAGGTCGAGCTCGGTGACCAGCTCCCAGCCGCGGGTGCCATACTGGCCGCGCCGCGAGGGGTACGAGCGGACCTGGGTCTCGCGCTCGCCGACCGCGGTGGCCGAGATCCCGCCGCCGCATTCGCGGATGTGCTGGTCGATCCGGTGTCCCTCGGAGGAGACGAACCACTTGCGCGTGTCCCAGATCTGGTAGATGCCGGTCGCGATGTCAGCACCCTGCGAGCGCATCTCGGCGGTGGCCGCCGTCAGCAGATCGCCCTTGTCCGAGACGGGCACCTCGAGCGGATCCACCTCGCACTCGCTGGCCCAGCTGCCGACCTCCGGATCGGCCGGGATCATCGCCGCCGGGCCCGGGACCCGCGAGGAGGCCTTGGCGATCTCCACCGCCTGCCGTCCGGCCGCGCGGACCGAAGGCGCGTCCAGATGCGGCGTCGCGAAGAAACCCCAGCTGGACCCGACAAGCGCCCGCACCCCGATACCGACCGTCTCCCCCTGGTCCAGCGCCTCCACGGCACCGTTGCGGGCGGACATGGACTCGGTCCGGCGGTGCATGACGCGGGCGTCGGCGTAGCGGGCCCCCAGCGCGAGCGCGTGCTCCACGGCCTGATCGGCCGCGTCGAGGTAGCTGCTGCTCATGGGTCCGACCCTAACCCGCACCTTACCAAGACGTCGCGGCGAGCTGCTTCCAGCGGTCGATCAGCAGGTCGGTGGCGGTCCGGCCGCGCACGGCGACCCGCAGCCAGTCCGGGCCGAGGCCGGGGAAGGTGTCACCGCGGCGTACGGCGATGCCCTCGGCGCGCAGCTGGTCGCGGAGTCGCACGGCATTTGGCGCCCTGACCAGGACGAAGGGGGCACGTGAGGCTGCGGGGACGGTGACGCCGGGGATCTCGGTGAGGCGCGCCAGCAGGTGATCGCGGTCCTGGTCGGCCTGTTTGGCGAGGGCTTCGGCTTCGGCGATCGCGTCGGGGTCGCAGACCGCTCGCGCGGCGATGAGCGCCAGCGAGGAGACCGACCAGAGGGGTTGCGCCTCTATCAGAGCCCTGATGAGCGGCGCCGGACCGAGGACGTAGCCGACGCGCAGTCCCGCGAGTCCCCAGGTCTTTGTCAGGCTTCTGATGACGACGATATCCGAGTGTCCAGCAAGGGTTTCGGTCTCGCCGGGGATGCCGTCGATGAAGGCTTCGTCGACGACGACGGTGCGTCCGGGGCGGCGGAGACGTTCGATGGCCGCTGCCGGATGGAGAACCGAGGTCGGGTTCGTCGGGTTGCCGATCATCACGAGGTCGGGCTCGGTCGGGACCGCTTCCGGGTCGAGGGTGAAGTCGCCGGTGAGGATGTGGCGCTCGACGTCGTGACCGGCGGCGCGCAGGGCGGCTTCGGGTTCGGTGAACTGCGGGTGCACGACGAGCGCGCGCCGGGGTCGCAGGACCCTGGCAAGCAGGACGAACGCCTCCGCGGCGCCCGAGGTGAGCAGGACTTCGTCCGGCGCGCGGCCGTGGCGTTCGGCGACGGCTTCGGTGGCGGCGCGGGCGTCGGGGTAGGCGGCGAGCGT
This window harbors:
- a CDS encoding TldD/PmbA family protein; protein product: MSPDTAVRSETAERVLQAARTAAGGSADVDVTVEHEHLALTRFANSYIHQNVASDTDTVTLRIHADGRTAVNTTTVTDDAGLAALVERTVAAVRLSPADPGWAGLSGRAPLPIPSADPDLATGGAGPEARAEQVKAYVDEVTAAGLTAAGFYRNRLVVTAYANSEGQAVHGTVVEAAIDGIAKTATSDGASRQASRRMSDLNGAALGARAAAKALASQNPIEIDPGEYEVVLEPTAVSDILWVLADYGFNGKALTEGTSFAKLGDQQFDPLVTLIDDPLSGPAAGPLFDAEGTPRDPLHLVRNGVTQAVAHDRRSAREAATTSTGHASASSATDGAVPINVRLEPPVTLTPTEVDGPAADSAVQGLITKVHRGLLVTDHWYTRCLDPRRLVMTGLTRNGVWLIENGEITHPVKNLRFTQSYPEALAPGRVLAIGTHAPAFASKYGAYSAMAPALHLAGWNFTGGASG
- the recD2 gene encoding SF1B family DNA helicase RecD2 yields the protein MAAPTTEPHGTLSVVEGVLERITFANEETGYTVARVDTGHGAADLLTVVGALLGAQPGESLRMRGRWGSHPQYGKQFMVDNYTQVLPATVAGIQKYLGSGLIKGIGPKTAEKIVGHFGVDTLTVIDETPARLIEVPTLGPKRTKLIAAAWIEQKAIKEVMVFLQSVGVTTSISVRIYKEYGDASIDVVKQEPYKLASDVWGIGFKTADAIAVAVGIPHDSPERVKAGIQYALSQSSDAGNCYLPREKLLEESVKILTVPTELTSHCLDELIEAEGVVAEDIPDPDGYDPDEPIRAIYLVPFHRAEASLAAQLRRLLEAPDDRLASFATVDWDKALGWLKDRTGADLAPEQTAAVQQALTAKVSVLTGGPGCGKSFTVRSIVELAQAKRARVVLAAPTGKAAKRLTELTGAEAMTVHRLLELKPGGDAAYDRDRPLEADLVVVDEASMLDVLLANKLVKAVAPGAHLLLVGDVDQLPSVGAGEVLRDLLAAPRVPRVRLTQVFRQAQQSGVVVNAHRINSGKPLELKGFDDFFLFVEDETEDAARVAVELATTRIPKRFGFDPRRDIQVLTPMHRGPAGAGTLNGLLQETLTPSQPSRPEKRFGGRTFRVGDKVTQIRNNYDKGKNGVFNGTGGVITSMLLEEQTLVVHTDEDEEVTYEFAELDELQHAYAMTVHRSQGSEYPVVVVPVTMSAWMMLQRNLLYTAVTRAKKLVVLVGSKRALAQAIRTMSAGKRFTGLDYRLR
- a CDS encoding 1-aminocyclopropane-1-carboxylate deaminase/D-cysteine desulfhydrase, which translates into the protein MTDLILHFDNNKPRKLKYNLAEAHKAGATTLLTFGGAYSNHIRAVAAAGRTEGFATIGVIRGEEHLPLNESLAYAASQGMHLTYMDRESYRTKNSPTTRRALHNTFGDFFLIPEGGSNPAAVRGCAELPAEIPHPFDIICCPVGTGGTLAGISAGLSPTQRAIGFAALKGDFLKKEVADLQRQTYGHALTNWHIETDYHFGGYAKIPPHLEAFAAAFGTTHGFEVDRIYVAKMLYGITHMIEANAFAPTTRIVAVITTG
- a CDS encoding TldD/PmbA family protein, with the protein product MSSSYLDAADQAVEHALALGARYADARVMHRRTESMSARNGAVEALDQGETVGIGVRALVGSSWGFFATPHLDAPSVRAAGRQAVEIAKASSRVPGPAAMIPADPEVGSWASECEVDPLEVPVSDKGDLLTAATAEMRSQGADIATGIYQIWDTRKWFVSSEGHRIDQHIRECGGGISATAVGERETQVRSYPSRRGQYGTRGWELVTELDLAAQASRIADEAQALLRAPQCPSGQTALILGGEQLALQIHESVGHAIELDRILGWEAAYAGTSWLDLAQLGTLQYGSELMNIVIDATHPGALGSFGYDDEGTKAGKRDAVRNGIWTGVLSGRESAAVAGLDYGGSVRSTDWSRLPIVRMTNVGLEPGPHTLEEIIAATDDGVFMDMNRSWSIDDKRLNFQFGCEVGYEVKNGKLGRMVKNPTYTGIGPKFWQSMDMLSHEIVAWGTPNCGKGQPGQVGHTGHPAAPARFQNVRVGVRG